GGGGTGTGGTCGTTGAAGTCGAATGTGTAGGTGGAGGCGTGAAGGGTGAGGGTGACGGTGTGGTTGAAGACGGTGAGGGTGTGGGTTTGGGTGGGGGTGGCGGCGTAGATGTTGGAGGGCACTTCGGTGAAGGCGTGTTGGTGTGGTTGGATGGTCAGGCCTGCGCCGCGTAGGGTGATGGTGTTCAGGGCTGTGCGTGCGATGGTGTCGGTTGACGGAGTGGCGGGCTGGTCTGGTTCTTTTCCTTCAGGTTTTTCTGTTGGTGGTGGGGTGCATTTGTCTGCTGGTGTGGCGCCGGCTGTGCCGGTGCCGATCTTGCAGCGCACCTGCCAGCCCGGTACACGAAACCCACCAACCGGCCCCTCAACAACCTCAACCACACCACCAGCACCAGCGGCGTCAACATTCTCCACGCCAGCACCCTCCACACCAGGCACCGACACCGCCTCAGTAAACGAAGATTCAACAGTCACACTGCCAGCCACGTCGCTCCTCACGGTGTCATCGAAGCTTTCTAAATCGCCCGGAGGCGCAACCATTGAAGGTGATATGAGTGGAACGAACACTGCAACAATTCTGAGAGCCCTTTTTCTCATGATTGCGCTTTCTCACTCTCGTCTTCTGCAATGAAATCTTCGGCGTGATAGCTCTTAACCAGGAACGAAGAGTTCCGCTGTAGTATTTCTAATTCGATTATCTTCTGGCTTTCTAACGCCGGATGAAGCTCTCCCCCACGATATTCGACATAGGGAGCGTTCTTTGCGTGAATCTTTACGAAGTAGAGCCCTTTAGTCTGTGGGTGCGGAATCGGTTCGCCAATCCGCGTGATTGTATAGTTCTTGCCGTCAACCCATCCCCCATCCCCATACACCCTCCCAATTAGGTCGATGTATGATTGGCAGACTTTGCATTCGGGGCTGCTGACTTTTTTGAGGGTGGTGGTGTTGCCGGTGTTGATGGAATAGGCGAGGAGGTTGAGGTAGTACTCGGCGAAGTATCGCGCCCCGAACGCGTCCATGTTGGTGGCAGCACTGGGCAGTTGTGGTTCGTGTGGTTCCACCCAGTCCACGGGCCTGCCGAGCTTCCCGTCGGGCAAGACCGGGTACTCGCCCGACATGGGTATGCTGTGGGCTGCATCGCCTGACCCGCTTTGATTGGCAGAGGCTTCAATGTTGTTGCTTTGCCCGTCTTGTGCCTGGTTGCATGCAGCCAGCATGATCATTCCGGCCACTACTGGAACAAGGAGCCTGGCGTGCGTGCCGCGTCGTGATCGTCGTGTCATGTGCACCACACTACGGAACAGTACTGCTGCCCGTACAGCCCCAATTCATAATTGTGGACCAAACTCTTTCTGCACCCACCTGTCGATCTGGAAGCCTCTCACTGGATTCATCACGGCTCTACCTCCCGATAGGTAACTCCTGACCAGTGCAAACGCCTCGTCCGTGTAAGCGGTTAGCAGCAGAACCCTCTTCAGATCGACAGACGGGGAAAGAGGGGAGGACAAGCATGCGGGAACAAGAATTCCCACAATGTGGAAAGACGCTGTATGCGCACGCGCACCCCCACACGAAACCCTTCAGCCCACAAGAAAGCACAAGCTTGAGCCATCCCCACAAAGCACGACCCCTGTCTACCCTCGACAATCACACGAGGCCCCGGGCATGTTCCCCCAGGTTCGAACTCGACACACACCCACAGCCCAAAGGACCCGCACTGACCCCACTGGCCAAGCATTCCCACAGGTCACAAGCCCACCCACCCAACCACACGCACCACCCACAGCCTCACAACGAACCTACCGCCACGCCAAATCGAACCTCGGGGACGAAAAGAAAAAGGGGATGCGCATGAGATATCCGGCCGTGCAGGTATTGTTCGGCCCGCGCCTTTCCCGTGCAGGTATTGTCGCGCCTGCGTCCTTCCCGCGCCAGTCTTGCTCGGCCTGTGTCTATCCCGTGCCGGCCTTTTCCGGCCTGCAACGCGCCGGTCTAACCCGACCTTTATATTTCTCCCGCGCGTGCCTTACTCGTGGTCGTCGGTGAAAAGGATCAGTGCAATGAACACAAGCGGCTCATCACCGGTGTTCTCGATGCCATGTCGATGATGATCAGGCACAACAGTCAGATCGCCGGCCGCGACCTCAAACGTCTCATCATCAACCGCATACGTCCCGCGCCCAGCCAGAATGTAGTAGAACTCGGACTCACCCTGATGGTCATGCACTCCGATCGACTCACCCGGCTGCAGCGTGATCTCGGAGAACATCCGGCCACGCCCAAACATCTCCTCAGGCTTCAAAATGTGAGTCAGGTGCACCGTGCCTGCGCCGTCCCGCATGTGTTCGCGCGCCTCGCGCTGCATATCAGCATTACGTCGAAGAACGAAGGTGTCGTGCGTGGTCATCATGAGCTCCTTTGGCTGATCTCTACGCGGAAAAACGCCTCTCATAGGACGTTATACCGAGCTTACAGCCGCCCGCCCTTCTACGACCAGATATCAGCCAGCGCTGCCCATGAGCACGTACGATATAGACAAGCGAGAGCCACCCTCGTCGCTCATCTCATGACGAATGGACGAGGGTGGCCCAGGCACTGTCGCGTCGGTGCGCGGACAGGCACCCCTTCACGCGCGCAACGCAGCACGGTACGCAATAGCTGCGTCGGTGCGCGACCAGGTAAAACTACTTTCCGGCTCCGTGATAGTTCGGCGCCTCAGTGGTCATTTCCACGTCGTGCGGGTGAGATTCACGCAGGCCGGCGGAGGTGATACGCACGAAACGTCCGTTCTGCTTCAAGTCGTCCAACGTATGAGCACCCAGGTAGAACATGGTTTGGTGCAGGCCACCGATCAGCTGGTAGACGACCGCGGCGAGCGAACCGGTGTACGGCACCTGTCCCTCAATGCCTTCGGGCACAATCTGATCATCAGATGTCACATCGGCCTGGAAGTAGCGGTCCTTCGAGTAGGAACGTTTGCCGCGCGAACTCATTGCTCCAAGAGAGCCCATGCCGCGGTAACGCTTGTACTGCTTACCGTTTGTGAAGACCAGCTCACCGGGCGACTCCTCGCAACCGGCAAGCAGGGAACCAAGCATGACCGTGTCAGCTCCCGCTACCAGCGCCTTACCGATATCGCCTGAGTACTGAAGACCGCCATCGGCAATGAGCGGAACTCCAGCTGGGCGGCAGGCCTGTGCAGCGAGGTGGATCGCGGTGACCTGAGGAACGCCCACGCCTGCCACCACACGGGTAGTGCAGATCGAACCGGGGCCTACGCCCACCTTGACAGCGTCCACACCTGCGTCAATCAGAGCCTGAGCTCCTTCGGTGGTCGCAACGTTTCCGCCGATCACATCCACGCCGTCGAAACGAGAGTCTGACTTGATACGGTGCACCATCTCAAGTTCGAGTTCGGCTCCACCATTGGCGGTGTCAACAACCAGCACATCAACACCGGCTTCAGCCAGAGCCACCGCACGATCCCACGCGTCGCCCCAGAAACCAATCGCAGCGCCCACAACCAGCCGGCCACGATCGTCCTTCGTCGCATTCGGGTACTGCTCGGTCTTGACGAAGTCTTTCACCGTGATCAAGCCGGTCAGGTGGCCTTCGTCGTCAACGAGCGGAAGCTTCTCGATTCGATGATCAGCCAGCAGCTGCTTGGCGTCCTCACGCGAGATTCCAACCTTGCCGGTGATGAGGCGCTCACGCGGTGTCATGCAGTCGCGTACTGTCAACGTCGACCACTGATCCATCGGCACAAAACGCAGGTCACGGTTGGTGATAATGCCGACCACAACATTGTCGTCATCCACAACCGGCAGACCGGACACGCGGTAATGGCCGCACTTCTTGTCGAGCTCGTCAATCGTGGCGTCGGGCCCCACTGTCACGGGGTCTTCCACCATGCCCGATTCCGAGCGCTTGACTTGCCGCACTTGCGAGACTTGATCCTCGATCGTCAGGTTGCGATGCAGGATGCCGATGCCGCCTTGCCGAGCCATCGCGATCGCCATGCGCGCTTCGGTGACGGTATCCATCGCGGCCGAGATCAACGGAATATGGAGGGAGATCCTCTTCGTGAGCTGCGCTCGGGTTGTCACAGAGGATGGGACAACATTTGTCAGTTCGGGAAGAAGCAGGACATCGTCGTATGTAAGACCAACGAGTTCGAACGGGTTATGTGCGTTAAAGTCTGCCATATCCAAAGTGTAGGCAAATCGGGACGACGAATCGCCCTCGATGACAATGAAAATGGTCACGGATCAGCGCGGGTGTGTGCGGGTCAGCCGGGGCTGCTCTGTGCACACGTCGCAGCTCCCCGGGATCAGCTCGGGCATGCGCAGAGCAGACGCACAGGTACGAGGGGGCCGGTCGCGCCGCCAGGTCAGCAGCACAGACGAGGGAGCCGTTGCGCGTCTCCACCGCAGAACAATCAGCGATCCAGCGGTGCGAGCAACCCATCCTTGATAGCCGAAGCGAACGTCGGTGTGAGAGGCAGACGCGCAAAAATCAGCATCTGAGCCACGTGATATGCATCCGGCTTCCCGGGCCATGTGCGTGTTCCGGGAGCATTGTCCGGTGTCAGCTCGTGATACCAGCGGCCGGGAGCTTCTCGCAGGTATTCATCCACGTACGCCACCCACTGCGCATACAGTTCCTGAAGGCTGCGCGTGGTAATCGTCGGAGCCGACTCATCGCGCAGGTCACCCTCACCTCGTAAATCATTTTCACTGCGCGCACCACCCTTGTCGTTACCAGCATGCGACTTGCCGGCTGGATGCTCGGACAAGAAGGGGGCAATCGCGACAGCAGCGGAAATCGCTTCGCACATCACCCAGTGCATGCGCTCACGCACAACCGGCGTACCCTCGAAATCGGTGGTGTAGACGAAGCCGGGAGCGCCGTCTACGTCCCATCCATCAGCCACGGCGCGCTCAAACAGGCGTACTGCTCCCTCGGTCATCCACGCGATGTCGTCGCCTGGTTCGCCCTCCTGCGCCAGTGCAGCATGCGCCTGGACAAACAGGCGAGCCCACTCCAGGCCGTGACCAGGCGTCACGCCAAAGGGCCGGAAGGGGTGGGCCGGCTCATCACGGTTGTAATCCGGGATAATGCGCCAGTTCGCTGAGAAGTGCTCCGGGATTCGCCACTCGTGCTGGGAAGCCTGGTCGTAGACGAAGCGGATGATTCCGCGTGCGCGGTCAAGCCACTTGCGATCCCCTGTCGCATCCCATGCAGACAGGAAGCACTCGGTGGTATGCATATTGGCGTTGATGCCGCGGTAGTCCTCTTTTCGAGTGAACGCCAGGTCCCACGATTCGCATACGCGGCCAAATTCCGGTTCCCACCAGTAACGCTCTTCGACCCGCAGCGCCTCATCCAAAAGTTCGTTAGCCTGCGGGATCCCCGCTGCCAGCGCGGAGGTTGCCGCCAAAACGACGAAAGCGTGCGCATAAGCTTCTTTCTTGTCGAGGGCAACTTCGTGTGTGTCAGGCGTGATCGCTGAGTACCAGCCGCCGTGCTCATCATCGTGCAGGGGGCCAAGCAACGACGCGACACCGTGCTCGACAAATTCGCGCGCACTGTCATCACCTTTGAGCGCGGCCATGGCGAACACGTGTGTCATCCGGCACGTGATCCACAGTTCAATCGGCCGGGTCGGGTCAACAACTCCGTCCGCATCCAGATAGCCGAATCCGCCATCTACGCGGCTCGCGCGTGCAAAGTCGACAATCGCGTCAAATTCTTCATCGAAACCGACCATGAGATCGGTGTTGGACCAGGGCATTTCCATTGCGGTTCTTCTTCGAGTCGGGTGCGGTTGACTATCGGTTATGACGGTGCGGGCGTTCACCGCCCTCGGCCATAGCTACATGACAGCCTAATACGGTCGGCCGTCGAGCTCATGGCGTGCGGCACAATTCGCGCATCAAAGCCACCGTCTCGTCGACGCATGCGCTCAGTGTGCGCACGCGCTGAATGCGCGCATCAACAATGTGGGGGGCGCGTTCTCCCACCAGCACGATATGCAGATCGTCTATGCGCGTGAGCTGCTCTATTAGCTCCTGCGCCCCTGATCCTTTGCCCATGACGATCACGACAGAGCAGCCCAGTTCGCGCCGATGCCTCTCAAATTGCCGTACGGCGCTGGCTGCGTCCGACAATCCGGTGAGCAAAATAGAGGTTGGCAGGCCTCTCCATTGCACATCCACCCCAACCATATGCGCGGCAATGAAGTTCGCAGGATCAGCCATAATGACCAGACGGTGATGGCACCAGGCGCTCTTCGCGTTCAAAGCGGCGGATCGGGCGGAATCATGATCGCGTGCTACAGCATCATTCGCGGCGTCGTGCATGTGAGTCTTCCCATCACGGTCACGTGGGCCGCCCTCGTCACTGTGGCAGACTTTGCCAGCATGCGGAGCAAGGGCTCGTAGCACGCGCAGCACGATCGCTGTCAACATCAGTGAGGATGCGCCGCCGGGGGTTTCGCCGGCCGGGTCGTTACGAAGCGTTTCGGTGACTGGTTCGACGAAGTCAGTGTAGGTGTGGATCAGTCCGTGCGTCGCCACTGACGCTTCGACCAGCCGGGCAACCTCCGCGAAATCATCTCGTTGCACGGCATCAAGGAGCTGGTCAGGGGACGAGGGTGGCGCCGCGGGCGCCGCCGCTGCCAGGTCTCGGGCTGAAAGCTCACGCACCGTTGCCGCTGCGTTAGATGGAGCAACTCCTGAGCGGACCAGCTCGACCATTCGGGTCAGCCGCATGATGTCATCTGCAAAATAGCGACGGTGAGCACCTGCGCGTCGGCGTGGGCCCATTCCGTAGCGGCGTTCCCATGTTCGTACCGTCGACGGGGAGATTCCCAGACGCTCGGCGACAGCTGTCACGGTGAGCGGGACGGGGCCTATTTCGGGTGGCTGGCTCGTTGACAGTGGCAGTGCGGGTGTTGCCAGTGGGGCGTGTGAGAAGTCAAATTCGCCACCGTTCGAGACGCTCACAGTCCCTCCTTTGGTTCTCGAGGCGCTCAGCGCACTTCGCCTCGGCCCTCAGCTCTGATTCTCGCCCCTTCCTCACCTTCCTGCCACCGGAAACTTATTCACTACTTACGCACTTTCTATTCAACGAATGGCTACGAATAGGCGCGGGTCCCTCGGATCGTTCAGCTCTTAGCGTGAACAGCTGGGAATTCGCATGGAATTTTCCAGACGGTCTTGAATAAGAGCTGCACAAAAATATAGTCTTAACTCGTGGCGATAACGGGAACAGCTCAAGATCCGAACACTTCGCACGGACCCGACGCTATTGCCTTTCATCAAAGCCGCATCAGCGGACTCAGAAACACTCTTCCGTTTCCCCTGAGAACCTATGCGCTAAAAGTCAGTGAGGAGCTCTAATGACCGATGTGTCACGCCTACCAGGCCCAATGATGGACGTGTGGGAATGGCAGTACGACGGTGCGTGCCGAGACATGGACACCGAGATGTTCTTCCATCCCGAAGGTGAGCGTGGTGCTGCTAGGCGGCGTCGCGCAGCAAACGCGAAAGCAGTGTGCGCTACCTGTCCCGTCATCGAGCAGTGCCGACAGCACGCACTTGCTTCTCAGGAACCCTATGGTATTTGGGGTGGCATGACCGAAGAGGAACGTCGCGAGATCGTCCAGCGTAAACGTCGCCGCGTGTCCTGATCAGGTCGCTGGCATGCCGGTCTCTTGGAGGAAATCGGCTGCCTATCTCCCAGATAAGGTCGGTGCCTACCTGAAAGTCCCGCTTAGACACACGCCTTACAGGTCAATCTGATACATGCTTTAAAACAGTGGTGGGGTCCTGCAGCTCAGCTGCAGAACCCCACCACTTACTTGTCAGTTGGCTCAGTGCTCGACAATTGCCAGCACGTCACGAGCAGACAGGATCTGGTATTCCTCACCGTCGTACTTGACCTCGGTGCCACCATAGCGGCTGTAGATAACCGAGTCGCCAACCTTCACGTCCATCGGAACACGGTTGCCGTTGTCGTCAATGCGGCCCGGACCCACGGCGATCACTTCGCCTTCCTGCGGCTTTTCCTTGGCGGTGTCAGGAATAACCAGACCGGAAGCGGTGGTACGTTCCGCTTCGAGCTGACGGATCACGATACGATCCTCGAGCGGCTTAATGGAGATCGACACTTCGTTGACTCCCTTTCTCATTCGAACAGGTTCATGGTCGCCTCCTCACGCCTGCCGTCGCGGGGGCCAGGGTCTGGAGACATTCATTGTTGCGTGAAGCTGGATAGGGATCCGAACTTCACGTATGCATCTATTTTAAAGCTCAGTTGGCACTCTGACAATCCGAGTGCCAAAATACCGTGTCGCATGGCCTAGCGCGTGGCCTGGGGCGCGCAGATCTCAGTGGATTGCCTCCACACCGACCAGCTCTTGCCATCCCTCCTCCCGTTACCTTGTTGACAGGTCCTGATTGGCGGGTGTTGATTGGGATTGTCGGCCAGCCGCCCTGGCATGGTGTCTTGCCCCTGTCTATCCAATGATCCGGGGGGTGTTGCCACCAGGGTCGGTTGCCAGCATGTGATCGCTGATTAGGGGCTCGGCACCAAGGATGGATGCCTGTCGTAACGTGGATGTGAGGCGTGCTGTCTAGGCTCGGCCGACTTATGGTGCAAACCGAGAGGACAACTGCCATGAGAACTGACCGACCAGACATTTTTCTAGGACTGGACGTCGGCAAGACCGACCACTGGGCCTGCGCACTAACCGATTCCGGGCAGGTGTTATGGAATAAGACCCTGCCCAACAACGAACAAAAACTCACTGATATCTACACGAATCTGTCAGCGAAAGGCTCTGTGCTGGTGGTCGTGGATCAGCCGGCAACAATCGGCGCTCTCGCCATCGCGGTCGCCCAACATATGGGCATCGAGGTCGCCTACCTGCCGGGGCTGACCATGCGCCGGATCGCTGACCTATACCCGGGCGAGGCGAAGACTGATGAAAAGGATGCGTTCATTATCGCTGACGCAGCCCGCAGCCTTCCCCACATCCTGCGACAGCTCACCAAGACCGACCAGGACGAGGCAGGACTGGCGATGCTCACCGGTTTCGACCTTGACCTCTCACAGCAGGTCAATCAAGTCTCCAACCGGATCCGCGGGCTGTTCACCCAAATCCACCCTGAACTGGAAAGAGTTCTCGGACCACGCCTGGAACATGACGCAATCCTCGAAGTGCTCGCTACCTGGCCAACCCCGCAGGCTCTACGCAAAGCCGGGCGAGCGAGAATCGATGCGAAACTCAAAAAGCACGGAGCTCGCCGCCACACAGCATGGACCGAGGATATTCTTACCGCGCTAGCGAAGCAGTCGGTGACAGTCACCGGCACCGAAGCCGCGGGCCTTGTCATACCGCACCTGGCTCGCCAACTGTTGAGTCTGCACGCTCAACGCGCCGATGTTGCAACCGAGGTAGAGAAGATCGTGGCCACCCACCCTCTTTACCTGGTCCTGAGATCCATGCCCGGCATCGGTCTCAGGACCGCCGCCATGATCATCGCCGAGCTCTCCGGCAAGACATTTACCAGCTCCGCCGCCCTGGCCTCCTACGCTGGCCTGGCACCGACCACCCGACAGTCCGGGTCATCGATCAAGTCTGAACGAGTCAGCCACTCAGGCAACAAACGCCTCAAACGTGCCCTGTTCCTGTCAGCTTTCGCCGTGATCCGCACCGACCCGGTCAGCCGCACCTACTACGACCGCAAACGAGCACAAGGCAAACGACACAACCAAGCCATCATCGCCCTCGCCCACCGCAGACTCACAGTCCTGTACGCCATGCTCCGAGACGGCACCCTCTACGACGTCCCCGACACCGCCCTGGCAGCTTGACACACAACATAGGGGCACCCCCCAAAAAACCCATTTGTGGCGTCTAGCCTAGAGAGAGATCAAAGTGTTCAGTGACGCCTCGAGAGTTGCCTCAACCGCCTTCGCAACGATGTCGCGATCTGGTTCATAGGACGTCATTGTCTCGTCCTCATCCTTTAATGGGTTGCCATCGATGGCGAGCACCGCACCCGCACGAACCCTGTGGATCGAGGCGGTAATGAGCAGTGCGGCCACTTCCATCTCAACGCCCATGACTCCGGCATCGCGCCACATAGCTTGGTCATTTCCAAGGATCGGACTTGGATAAAAGTTGGCGCTTGTCAGAACGAGACCCGCGTGGGCCGTCAGCCCAGAATCCTTTGCTTTTTCCACGAGCTTGGAGGTCACTTCCAGATCCGACACGGCTGGATAATTCATAGGCACCACGAGCTCGGAGTAGCCGTCGCAACGTACCGCGCCTGTAGCAATTAAGAGGTCGCCGTCAACCACGTTTGGCTGAACACCACCTGCGGTGCCAGCGCGAACGATGAACTTCGCCCCACCCCGGCACAGCTCCTCGAAACAACACGCAGCGCCAGCCGCACCAACCCCGTGCGACACAACGGTGACTTTCTTTCCGTTGTACGTTCCAGAGTACGAATGGTACTCACGGTTCTTGGCAATCGGCATGGCGTCATTAAGCAGACCCGCAGCTTTCTCGGCGCGCTTCGGATCACCAACAACGAGCACCCGATCGCTAAGTTCCGCAACCGGAATCTGCGTTAGGGCGAGCGTCTCGTCATGGCCCTGACGAATAGGTGTGTATACCTTCTTTGACATGGAAACTCCTAAATCTAAATATCTGTCAATGCTTCGTGGCACTGGCAGGAATCATCAACTTCTAACATTTCAACGAGAGTCGCGAGTGCCTTCTTGATGCGTGGCTGGCCGTCAGCGGTAGTACGCCAGACGAGTCCCGCAGTTACGGGATCGTCCTGCATACCCTCGACGCCAGCGTCGAGGTCCGATACGAACGACAGGTTGCAGACGCACATGCCAAGCTCACGCGCGAGAGTTGTCTCTGGATGTTGTGTCATCGAGATCACAGAGAATCCCAGATTCTGGAAGACCTGCGACTCTGCACGCGTCGAGAAACGCGGCCCCTGAATAACCACCGCCGTTCCCCCGTCGTGGAACTTCTCATCAAGCGCTCCGAGAGCGGCGACGGCCGAGTCGTGCAACCGCGGGCAATACGGATCCGCAACCGATACGTGCACAACGTTTGGCCCCTCGAAGAAGGTTTGGTCACGCCCCCACGTCCTATCAAAATATTGGTCCGTGATGACGAAATCTCCGGGAGCATAGTCGGCTCTCAAGGAACCCACAACCGATGACGTTACGAGCGTCGTCACTCCGAGATTGTCCATTGCCTTGAGGTTTGCTCGATAGTTGATGAGGTGCGGGGGGACCCCGTGGTCTTTACCGTGGCGGGTCATGAAGGCGACCTCCTTGCCGCCGATCTCACCAATCGAGACCTCCGAGGAGGGACGACCATACTCAGTGTCAACCGTTACGTGCTCTGGATCTTCTAGGAGCTCGTACAGCCCCGACCCTCCAATAATACCTACCTTTGGCATGTCATTCACCATCCTGCTACAGCGGACATTCCTCCGTCTACTACGAGGTCATGTCCAGATATGAAACTGGCCGAGTCTGACGAGAGAAAGACGCAAGCTCGGCCAATGTCTTGCGGATTCGCAGTTCTTTGAAGTGGCACTCCAGCCATCCAGCTGTTGTAGCCGGCCGGCCAGCTTTCAGCGAGACTGCCGTCGCTGTCTATAAGTCCGGGTGAGACTGAGTTCGCGCGAATTCCGTATCGTCCAAGTTCGAGAGCCAGATTCCGAGTAAACATCTTGACGCCTGCCTTTGAAGCATCATAGTGCGCATGATTCATCGCCGGCACCGATGCCTCAACCGAGGCAATATTGATAACGCTCCCGGACACCTTCTTGTCGATCATGTGCGTTGTAACAGCCTTCGAAACGATGAAAGTTCCGTTGAGGTTAACATCAACCACTTTTCTCCACTGCTCGACTGTCAAGTCTGCAAAGGAGGTGACTGGCTGGATACCCGCATTGTTGACGAGAACGTCGATCTGCCCAAAATGCTGCGCAACATCGTCAACCATGGCCTTGGCATCCGCCTCCGAGCAAACGTCGCCTGTCACCTGCCCCACAGTGGCGCCAAGTTCGCGCAAGTTCTCGGCTAGCTTGTTGCCTTGGTCATTTTCAACAAGTGAATGGACTATGACAGTTGCGCCGGCCCTGGCAACCTCATAAGAAATCCCTGTGCCTAGCTTGCCGTCGGCACCAGTAATGAGGACGACCTTGTTCTGTAGTTCTTTCATGCGTGAATCAGCTCCACTCCTTCTGGGAATTTGGTTTTACTATCGCCAAGCAGCATCGCTTGGAAGGTATTCCTGGCTGCCTGTTCGAGCAATGACGCGCGGCGGAACGCCATCTCGGGGTCTTCGCCCACAGTGCAGCTTCCGTGGTGCGATAAGACCACACAGTTGTGTTCTGTCATCTGGCGAGCAGACTCATCGGCGAGCTCATCTGAGCCATTTGGGTAATACGGGACAACGCCTACTGACTTCACGTAAAGCGCGTCGTCCAGTGTAAAGAATCTAATCTTGTGTCCGAGTGCGCTCAGCAGGACGGTATTTTGCGGATGTAAATGAAATACCGAGTTCACGTCGTCGCGCGCTTCGTAGATCCTGTCGTGTAGCTTCCATTCACTCGAAGGTCGGGTCTCGAACGGGCCAGTGTCACCAACAGTCATTTTCGCAAATGAGTCCCGCGTCAGTTCACCGAGCCATGTACCCGACTTCGTAATGAAGTACTCGTTCGATCCAGGTAACCGGGCCGAGATATTTCCCCCCGAGCCCAGCACTAGTCCAGACGACACAGCAGAGCAGGCATGAATAATTAACCGATCTATCAGCCCCTCAGGTGTCTTATGTATCATTTCTCCCTCTTTTCATTGGTTCAATTCCGAACCCTCATCATCGAAAACTGGAACCTTCCCTCGCGAAAGAATGACCGCGCGTACAGGATAGGAAGGTGAGTTCTATCAAAATGCAACTGATGAAGCCCCAAGAAAGACTCATCACGGGCCTCCATCGAGAGTCCAAAGTCGCTTCCAACCACAGCGTGCACGTCCGTCGATGCGTATTTGATCGAATGACCCACGAGGTCGCAAAGGGTGAAAATCGACCCATGCATTTCCTCGACATCGAA
The sequence above is a segment of the Schaalia radingae genome. Coding sequences within it:
- a CDS encoding nucleoside phosphorylase; its protein translation is MSKKVYTPIRQGHDETLALTQIPVAELSDRVLVVGDPKRAEKAAGLLNDAMPIAKNREYHSYSGTYNGKKVTVVSHGVGAAGAACCFEELCRGGAKFIVRAGTAGGVQPNVVDGDLLIATGAVRCDGYSELVVPMNYPAVSDLEVTSKLVEKAKDSGLTAHAGLVLTSANFYPSPILGNDQAMWRDAGVMGVEMEVAALLITASIHRVRAGAVLAIDGNPLKDEDETMTSYEPDRDIVAKAVEATLEASLNTLISL
- a CDS encoding MTAP family purine nucleoside phosphorylase, encoding MPKVGIIGGSGLYELLEDPEHVTVDTEYGRPSSEVSIGEIGGKEVAFMTRHGKDHGVPPHLINYRANLKAMDNLGVTTLVTSSVVGSLRADYAPGDFVITDQYFDRTWGRDQTFFEGPNVVHVSVADPYCPRLHDSAVAALGALDEKFHDGGTAVVIQGPRFSTRAESQVFQNLGFSVISMTQHPETTLARELGMCVCNLSFVSDLDAGVEGMQDDPVTAGLVWRTTADGQPRIKKALATLVEMLEVDDSCQCHEALTDI
- a CDS encoding SDR family NAD(P)-dependent oxidoreductase — its product is MKELQNKVVLITGADGKLGTGISYEVARAGATVIVHSLVENDQGNKLAENLRELGATVGQVTGDVCSEADAKAMVDDVAQHFGQIDVLVNNAGIQPVTSFADLTVEQWRKVVDVNLNGTFIVSKAVTTHMIDKKVSGSVINIASVEASVPAMNHAHYDASKAGVKMFTRNLALELGRYGIRANSVSPGLIDSDGSLAESWPAGYNSWMAGVPLQRTANPQDIGRACVFLSSDSASFISGHDLVVDGGMSAVAGW
- a CDS encoding class II aldolase/adducin family protein; translation: MIHKTPEGLIDRLIIHACSAVSSGLVLGSGGNISARLPGSNEYFITKSGTWLGELTRDSFAKMTVGDTGPFETRPSSEWKLHDRIYEARDDVNSVFHLHPQNTVLLSALGHKIRFFTLDDALYVKSVGVVPYYPNGSDELADESARQMTEHNCVVLSHHGSCTVGEDPEMAFRRASLLEQAARNTFQAMLLGDSKTKFPEGVELIHA